In Pseudodesulfovibrio sp. S3, the DNA window TCCCACGACCGCCGCCAGATCAACCGCGCCACCATCGGCGAGGGCGAGATCATCATCCGTTCCGACCCCGATGCCGGGCTGGAGGGCCTGAACCGCGACCTCGCCAAAGCACAGGAGATCACCAAGGACAAGAAGACCTCGGTCACGGTGTATATTGATAGTGCCGCGATTGAGGAGATGGCGAGTGGGAATTAGGGGGGAATTAGGGGGACAGTATACCTAATTCTTGACTTGGTAGAGTCCATGTAGGATATTGCGCCCATGCCGAGAATTGCTCGTATTGTCGTATCCGGTGAGGCCCACCATGTGGTGCAGCGAGGAAACCGTCGATTGCCCACGTTCTTTTGCGAGGCGGATTACCAATTGTATCTGGAACTTGTCAGGGGGTGGTGCGACAGACATTGCGTGGCCATCTGGTGCTACTGCCTGTTGACCAATCATGTGCATCTGATTGCCGTTCCAGAGACCGAAAGCGGTTTGCGCCTGGCTTTCGGGGAGGCTCACCGCCGCTACTCGCTCCATGTCAACAAGCGTGAGGGATGGACCGGCCACCTGTGGCAGGATCGCTTTTCCTCCTTTGTCATGGATGAGGCG includes these proteins:
- a CDS encoding transposase, yielding MPRIARIVVSGEAHHVVQRGNRRLPTFFCEADYQLYLELVRGWCDRHCVAIWCYCLLTNHVHLIAVPETESGLRLAFGEAHRRYSLHVNKREGWTGHLWQDRFSSFVMDEAHALAAARYIERNPVRAGMVSDPADYPWSSALAHLQGRDDILVKAGPLLSMVPDWRSFIASGDAQDAMDALSKHARTGRPLGNDAFFDRLQARTGVDLRRRKPGPKKRN